One genomic segment of Hypomesus transpacificus isolate Combined female chromosome 5, fHypTra1, whole genome shotgun sequence includes these proteins:
- the ddx52 gene encoding probable ATP-dependent RNA helicase DDX52 yields the protein MDAFDLFRKLGAGAKFDFKRFGKDAERFKVVRPQGKDGSSDILSGIDFFGTGVTNLGSQSRAVEEEKEGEDDEQGDDEETSVSGKRKLRVEQTTAKKKKKKGRFGETEDQNNGQSGESEGEGIRWTSSLDRNTKDLQKEGQEKTSLKRMKQLHKEKVNRLRAQHRINVHGSDVPDPLCTFAELQSEYRLSPRVLQNLREAGLTSPTPIQMQAIPLMMHGREILACAPTGSGKTLAFCLPLLAHLQQPANLGFRAVIISPTRELASQTHRELVRLSEGTGFRVHIIDKASMAAKKYGPQSSKKYDILVSTPNRVVFLLKQDPPALDLSSVEWLVVDESDKLFEDGKSGFREQLAAVFLACSGPRVRRALYSATCAADVEQWCRLNLDNLVSVNIGHRNTAVETVEQELLFVGTENGKLLAMRDIIKKGFLPPMLVFVQSIERARELFHELVYEGINVDIIHADRTQQQRENVVSNFRSGKIWVLICTALLARGIDFKGVNLVLNYDFPTSAVEYIHRIGRTGRAGHTGKAVTFFTENDKPLLRSIANVIKQAGCPVPDYMVGFKKIHSKVKRQLQKRPPKRSTIRTTPSFLLKKGERQGEKAQTKKGGHLQKKRGQRSEEKVKKKGDGQKKGKKVQKSGGGAGGNPVGKKLKNGLAPSAGVKEKRKKVKKATAENGQAA from the exons ATGGACGCCTTTGACTTGTTTCGGAAGCTGGGAGCAGGGGCAAAATTCGATTTTAAGAGGTTTGGGAAAGATGCAGAACGATTTAAG GTTGTGAGACCACAAGGCAAAGATGGGTCCTCGGATATTCTCTCTGGGATCGACTTTTTTGGAACGGGGGTTACTAACCTAGGCAGCCAAAGCAGGGCtgtagaagaagagaaggaaggagaagatgACGAACAGGGAGACGACGAGGAAACATCCGTCAGTGGAAAAAGAAAACTGCGTGTTGAACAGACAActgcaaagaagaagaaaaagaaaggcaGATTTGGTGAAACCGAAG ATCAAAACAATGGGCAGTCTGGGGAGAGCGAAGGTGAAGGAATCCGCTGGACTTCCTCCCTGGACAGGAATACCAAAGACCTTCagaaggaggggcaggagaagaCCTCTCTCAAGAGAATGAAGCAGCTACACAAGGAGAAG GTGAACCGTTTACGTGCACAACACCGGATCAACGTGCACGGCAGTGACGTGCCTGACCCGCTGTGCACGTTTGCGGAGTTGCAGTCGGAGTACCGTCTGAGCCCGCGGGTCCTTCAGAACCTGCGAGAGGCGGGGCTCACCTCCCCGACACCCATACAGATGCAGGCCATACCGCTGATGATGCAt GGTCGTGAGATCCTGGCGTGCGCCCCTACAGGTTCAGGGAAGACCCTGGccttctgtctccccctgctggcCCACCTCCAGCAGCCAGCCAATCTGGGCTTTAGGGCTGTCATCATCTCCCCCACCAGAGAGCTGGccagccag ACCCACAGAGAGCTGGTTCGTCTGTCGGAGGGGACAGGCTTCAGGGTCCACATCATCGACAAGGCTTCCATGGCCGCCAAGAAATACGGACCTCAGTCCAGCAAGAAATATG aTATCCTGGTCAGTACTCCTAACAGAGTCGTCTTCCTCCTGAAACAAGATCCTCCAGCACTGGACCTTAGCAG tgtggagtGGCTGGTGGTGGACGAGTCCGACAAGCTGTTTGAGGACGGCAAGAGTGGCTTCAGGGAGCAGCTGGCGGCCGTGTTCCTGGCCTGCTCTGGTCCCCGTGTCCGCCGGGCGCTCTACAGCGCCACCTGCGCCGCGGACGTGGAACAGTGGTGCCGCCTCAACCTCGACAACCTGGTCTCGGTCAACATCGGGCACAG GAACACGGCGGTGGAGACGGTAGAACAGGAGCTTCTTTTTGTGGGGACAGAGAATGGAAAACTACTGGCCATGAGGGACATCATCAAGAAG GGGTTTCTGCCCCCCATGCTGGTGTTTGTACAGTCGATAGAGCGAGCACGAGAGCTCTTCCACGAGCTGGTGTACGAGGGCATCAACGTGGACATCATACACGCCGACCGTACACAGCAGCAG agAGAGAACGTTGTGAGTAATTTCCGCTCAGGAAAGATCTGGGTGTTGATCTGCACAGCCCTACTGGCCAGAGGGATCGACTTCAAGGGAGTCAACCTGGTGCTGAACTACGACTTCCCCACCAGCGCCGTGGAATACATCCACCGCATCG GGCGAACGGGCAGGGCCGGCCACACAGGGAAGGCAGTCACCTTCTTCACGGAGAATGACAAGCCGCTGTTGCGCAG CATTGCCAACGTGATTAAGCAGGCCGGCTGTCCTGTACCAGACTACATGGTCGGCTTCAAGAAAATCCACAG taagGTGAAGCGTCAGCTGCAGAAGAGGCCTCCCAAGAGGAGCACCATCCGCACCACGCCAAGCTTCCTCctaaagaagggagagagacaaggagagaaggCCCAAACGAAGAAAGGAGGACACCTGCAGAAGAAACGAGGGCAGAGAAGCGAAGAAAAAGTCAAGAAGAAGGGTGATGGacagaaaaaaggaaagaaagtgcagaagagtggaggaggagcagggggaaacCCAGTCGGCAAAAAGCTGAAAAACGGcctggcgccctctgctggagtCAAGGAGAAGAG GAAAAAGGTGAAGAAAGCCACGGCAGAGAATGGACAAGCTGCTTGA